From a single Nicotiana tabacum cultivar K326 chromosome 8, ASM71507v2, whole genome shotgun sequence genomic region:
- the LOC107831418 gene encoding protein disulfide-isomerase: MAIRVWISLFLCVYALLGSLSYASESEEKEYVVTLDHSNFSDFVGKHKFIVVEFYAPWCGHCKKLAPEYEKAAQILSQNDPPVILAKVDANEEQNKILASEFDIKGFPTIKILRYGGSVVQDYKGPREADGIVSYLKKQSGPASTEIKSADDVTDVNKIIIVGVFPEFFGEKYENFTALAERLRSEYEFAHTFDAKLLPRGDSSVSGPVVRLFKPFDELFVDFQEFDVDTLAKLVEAASIPTVTLFNKDPNNHPFVIKFFNSPNAKAMLFVNFNSDLIDTFKSKYHEVAEQYKGNDISFLIGDVEASQGAFQYFGLKEDQVPLIIIQTNDGEKYLKPNVEPDHVASWVKDFKDGKVKPFKKSEPIPEVNSEPVKVVVADTLQDMVFNSAKNVLLEFYAPWCGHCKQLAPILDEVAVSFESDADVMIAKIDATANDIPQGTFDVQGYPTLYFKTASGKISQYEGDRTKEDIIDFIHKNRDKAADQGSRKEEL, translated from the exons ATGGCGATTAGGGTATGGATTTCCTTATTTCTCTGCGTTTACGCATTGCTAGGATCGCTTTCTTATGCTTCTGAGAGCGAAGAGAAGGAGTACGTTGTGACACTGGATCACTCCAATTTCTCTGATTTCGTCGGTAAACACAAATTCATCGTCGTCGAGTTCTATGCCCCTTG GTGTGGTCATTGCAAGAAACTTGCTCCTGAG TATGAGAAAGCAGCACAAATTTTAAGTCAGAATGATCCACCTGTTATTCTGGCCAAAGTTGATGCTAATGAGGAGCAAAACAAGATTCTTGCCAGTGAGTTTGATATAAAAGGTTTCCCTACAATTAAGATCTTGAGGTATGGAGGAAGCGTTGTTCAAGATTACAAAGGACCACGTGAGGCGGATGGTATCGTTTCTTACTTAAAGAAACAAAGTGGTCCTGCTTCTACTGAAATTAAATCTGCTGATGATGTTACTGATGTCAATAAGATCATTATC GTTGGGGTCTTCCCAGAGTTCTTTGGCGagaaatatgagaatttcacAGCTCTGGCTGAGAGATTGCGTTCTGAATATGAGTTTGCTCATACTTTTGATGCTAAACTCCTTCCTCGAGGGGATTCATCAGTTTCAGGCCCTGTTGTTAGGTTATTCAAGCCTTTTGATGAACTTTTTGTAGATTTCCAG GAGTTCGATGTGGATACCTTAGCAAAGTTAGTTGAAGCAGCAAGCATTCCAACTGTAACTCTATTTAACAAGGACCCCAATAACCATCCTTTTGTTATTAAATTCTTCAACAGTCCAAATGCCAAG GCCATGCTGTTTGTAAACTTCAACAGTGACCTAATTGATACGTTTAAATCCAAGTATCATGAAGTTGCTGAGCAGTACAAAGGCAATGATATTAGTTTCTTAATTGGTGATGTTGAGGCCAGTCAAGGTGCCTTCCAG TACTTTGGACTCAAAGAAGATCAAGTACCTCTAATCATCATACAGACAAATGATGGGGAGAAATATCTCAAACCAAATGTTGAGCCTGATCATGTTGCTTCATGGGTTAAGGATTTTAAG GACGGCAaggtgaaacctttcaaaaaatCAGAACCTATCCCAGAGGTTAACAGCGAACCTGTTAAAGTTGTGGTTGCTGACACTCTCCAGGATATGGTTTTCAACTCTGCGAAGAATG TACTCCTCGAGTTTTATGCCCCTTGGTGCGGACACTGCAAGCAGTTGGCCCCGATCCTTGATGAAGTGGCTGTCTCATTTGAAAGCGATGCTGATGTTATGATTGCTAAAATT gatgctactgctaaTGATATTCCCCAGGGAACTTTTGATGTCCAAGGTTATCCGACTCTTTATTTCAAGACAGCAAGTGGAAAGATCTCGCAGTATGAAGGTGACAGGACCAAGGAAGACATTATTGACTTCATCCACAAGAATCGGGATAAAGCTGCGGACCAAGGTTCGAGAAAAGAGGAGCTATAA